Sequence from the Balaenoptera acutorostrata chromosome 4, mBalAcu1.1, whole genome shotgun sequence genome:
TCCttttatgagggaaaaaaatcatgtataCTCCCATTTTCTAGAGGGGAATTGACAAAGTTTCTCTTCTTGACCAAGCTCTAGCCAGTCTCTTCCAAGCCCTCTTTTCAGTTAGGCCTCAGCCTGGGCTTATAAAACCTACTGACTAATGATTTCATCCATTCCCCCACCAACCCCCACGTTAAAAGACTTAAACACTAACACAGTTTCTAATAGCTCAAGGCTGTGTCACTAGGATGACCTTTGTTCCCCCTTAATGAGCTCCAGGCTGCCAGAAGAATTTACTATTTGTTCTAGCCAACACCTGTCAAGAGGTCCTTTACTAccctttcttagagcatttactaaaaaagaacttaaaatttgTGAATTCTTCCTCTGTCCATTTGCAATATGTATGTATCTCCTACAACTCAGGACCTgagtctttctcaaggacctgaaaGCCATTCCTTCGAAATGTAATTATCAGATAGGATAGGACCTCTGTCTCCCAGTCTCTTTATAGCCCTGATGGGCATTTACACTCACCAGGCCTTTATAATTTTCCCCTGACTCTACCCAAGCCCCTCCATTCCCCCTGCCGACTTCCTCAACTTCTCTTTAAAACGTCCAGTCACCTCTGTACAAATCCAAGTTGAGTTCAGTTCATACTGGACACTCTTCCCTACTACAATATTATAATACTGATTACAATCTGTCCTTACCACTTTATGGAaggtaagttggtgcagccactgtggaaaacagcagtCACTAACACGTGACTATTCAGCACTTGAAGTGCAGCTAAAGCAACTAAAGAActaattttaattgtattattttgattaaaattacatttaaatagccACTAGTAGCTTGTGGATACCATAAgagtgtggacaaagaatgttgcctgccatttcagtaaacaaaggatcaagccatcagccacggGGGGCCGACTGCACCGGTGCACACTgaagggaattcaggatggagaaaaacaggatactggctcTAGATGTTtcaggtgcacatcaaaggaataatttcaataagcccagactcttgcatcttcccatacattgaaaagtgctaaattcattaacttgagatgtctggttttctttaattagcagtaattgatgttccgactacctgggttgtttttatgttttgttttgtttttgcaaaaactcctacatatcctggctcctcccttacctcttcagaacagtcccTCAGCTATCTGAGAGACTgtatcccaggcttaagtccCCTAGGTTGTGCATTTTCTTTCAGTCGACAAGAGAcagcacagaaatgaaaatggtcTTATAGACCCCCTAATTCCTCTGTTTTAAGTGGTAAATagtaaggaagaaaattaatttcccaCCGAGCTAATTTATGAACTTTCTGAGGATCCATTTCCTCGCTTGAAAATGGAGATAAGAAGATGCATCCTGATGAGTTATTTTGAGTGTGAGTGAGAAAGGGCTGCAAAGCCCCTTTGCACCTGTACACTTCAGGACCTGCATACAGGTAACCTGACAACCCTGGAAGTATCTAGGGAGGCAACCCTATGATGATTCAGTAAACACTCCCCACTAACACGTGAGAATCATCCAAGGATAGGGCAGTAGCTTGGCTTTCACATACTTACGGGAGAAAGCAGCACACACCTGATCCCTACCATGTTCTCCCAACTTATTCCACAACTCTAGGTTACAAAGACTTCAGTTCGAGCGATATTTTTCAAACACCACGAAAAACAGTCTGTACAAATGACCCATTTCTTCAAGCGCAACCGCGAAGAGTTGAACATCTGGGTGAATAGGAGGAGAACAGAGGATATAGGGTTCAGTTTAAACATAGTCAACATAGCCAATCAGAACGATTCTCTGATGCCAGGCAGGAAGTCGCCAGTAGCGACTTTTCAGCAGGACTGTCCTGCAAACTTGCCTGATGGCCGTTCTCTACGTTCCCTGCCCCACGGGGAGGGCGCCGGCGAGCCCAGCCCCGAAGGGGCGGAGCCTGCACCTGCGCTTGCGCGCTCAGCCTGGCCGCTCCGGGCGTGGGACCTGCAGGTGCGCGCTCTGCAAGCTCCAGATTCCGCGCACTCTGACGCGCTGCGCCGTTGGGAAAGCACAACAGGCTTGGCTCTCCACCCAAGGGCACCGCACGCCGAGCACCCGGCCATGTCGTCCTGCGCCCGCGTGGCGCTGGTCACCGGGGCCAACAAGGGCATCGGCTTCGCCATCGTGCGTGACCTCTGCCGGCAGTTCACGGGGGACGTGGTGCTCACGGCGCGGGACACAGCACGGGGTCAGGCAGCCGTGCAGCAGCTGCAGGCTGAGGGCCTGAGCCCGCGCTTCCACCAGCTGGACATCGACGACCTGCAGAGCATCCGCGCCCTGCGCGACTTCCTACGCAAGGAGTACGGGGGCCTCGACGTGCTGGTCAACAACGCGGGCATCGCCTTCAAGAGTAAGGGGCTGGGTGCTCCCAGGCGAGGCGTTCACCGCCGAGCATCTGCATCCGGGATGGGCCGTATCTGTCGGGGAATCGCTGCGGTGGGGCTTCTCCCGCCTGTGGGGTCCAGAATGACTCCCTAGGGAACgagaagggaaagggggagggatgcAGCTAGAGCGGAGTCTGCAGGGAATTGGATGCTTTCTAGCCAGAGGGAACTTTGCTTCTTTGGCTCGGAATCCTGGCGACCTTTTCTAGATTGCCCCACAGCCTCTTTCTGATTGGACTTTGGGGCAGTTGGGttaatttttaatgcattttgaaataaacaagaaaattgcAAAAACTGATGCACAGAGATCCCGTGTGTGTGCACCCTTTGGGCAGCCCCCCCCCGTAGTGGTGCCGTCTTACAAAACCACAGGGCATTATCAAACCCCGAAATTCACACTGGCACAATACTACTAACTAGACACCACTTTTACACAAAATTCAACAGATTTCACGTGCactattttctttatatcttcctATAGAATGTTACTTGATGGCTACTGTTTATTCACtcaacttttcttttctcctaaaaGCTGTTGATTCCACACCGTTTCATATTCAAGCAGAAGTGACTATGAAAACAAACTTCTTTGGTACCCAAGCTGTGTGCACAGAGCTCCTGCCTCTAATAAAACCCCAAGGTGAGTCTGATGAAGAGCCCAAACTGCAGTGTTTCTGGCAAGATCTGGGCCCTGCCTGCCTCTGGTCTCATCTACAGGCCCCCCTACCTCTCCTGCTCAGCTCCACTGGCCTCCATCTGTGTCGCCATCCGGCCAGGTGCCCTGAGGCCTCAGGTCCCTCTACACACTGCCCAGGTCGTTGGTACTCTGTCCAGCTGCTGTTTGCACATCtggctctttcttctctttccattctGAGCTCAAAGGTCTCCTCTGAGAGGCCCTTGACTTGCTCCGTGCCCCTCACAGCGGCGTTCCCTTAGGAGTCCATCTCAGACCTTCTCTCCTCTGTCCCCCTCTCAGAGTGATCTTACTCAGGCTAGTGGAGTCTCTACTCCAGCCAGTTCATTAGGCCCTACTAAAATCTGTCACCTGCCTAGAACCTTCCCAGAGCTCCAGGCACACATTTTGTCTTCTTGCCTCTCCATCTTAACCTGATTCCCATCCTTCCTCCCCTGAATCCCCCCACCTAAAACAAATATTTCCAAAGACTCGTCCTTTCCCCAAATCATCTTGGTCACTGATCCCATCATCCACCCACCAGGGTCCTGGAGGTCACCACGCCTGCCCGCTTATTGCCATTTACCTGGTCCTAAGAAATGTCCTACTGATTTTCTTCCCAGGCCTTCACCCCCATCCCAGCTCTACAAACAGGCCCTCAGCTGTCATTTCTAGACAACTGTAAACTCTCCTAAGGGACTCCCCCCGCTTCTTGAGTCCTTTGCTTTCTGGGCATTCTCTATACTCTGCGTGCTCACTCCCCCTCCCAAAAATCCTTCAGGAGTGAAGTCCAGGCCCTCAGCATGACTTGCAGGGATCTCCGTAATCCGACCTGCCGAACTCCAGGTCCATTTTAACTGCCCTTCAATCTGCTCAatgtttcaaacaaaacaaactctcCTATTCCTTTGGGTTAAACTACTATAATACTTACCCCGAAGTATGGGCCAGGAGGGGAACCACCACCCATTAAACATACCAAATAAGACAAGCAGATACTTTTAGAAAGATATTAAGAGACGTGGCTGGAGATTTAGTACATGCATTTACAATTTACATTCAGCTTCTGCCCTGTTTCCCCATCCTGTCCTCCTGGAAAGTTCTACTACTTCTAAGAATTGGTTCACTAGGACCTAAAAAGTCAGCTCTTTAGAGTGTCACCTAATTCCTCCACTCGTCCCAACACCTGAGGGCTgcagtggagttccctgtgtcaGCTGCACATGCTGTATTCCTCTTGGACCTCGTGCTGATGACTTCTGGCCCACCACTTTTCTTACTTAACTGGGCTGTTTCTTGCTGTGTCTGAGCTTTGTCCAGAAGGAGGAATGAGTACCCTCCGGATGTGCTAAGGCAGCCTCTGGTTAACAGTTTATCTTGCCTCACGAAAGCTAgagtaaatggaattttaaatacATGCTATATTCTCAGTATGAGTGCAGCAAGGTCTACTTGCCTTTTGAAATAGGAGAACTCTTGTTTTGTTGGGGAAAAGCTGCAGCAGTTCACGTTATCATGACTTAATCGAGCACGTGATTCTCTTCTGAGTCTACAGTCTCACCTAGTCGGGAGGAGAGGGCTCCAGGTGGCTGGTTCTGATCCCTGGGGATCCAGTCGGTGGGAGGGGCTGGCATGGGACACACTGGGAAGATGCAGCAGACACATCCAGGAGTTTATTACCTCGAGAGAACTTTGGATCTCCTGGTCAAGCTTCCCTAGTACGGGTTAGTATTTTCACCGCTGATTCTAGACTTCCTGGGGTAGACTAGTTAACACAGAATAAAAAAggttgtcattaaaaaaaaaaacaaaaaaaaaacaaaaaggttgtCATTTGATTACTGATTATAACCAACCTAGAAGAAGTTAACAGTATTTCTCTGTCTACTGTCCAGATTGAAGacccatgaaaaaaataatgtcaagGCCCTTTTATTGATAGTAATATAGCTGCCTTTCCCGTTTACCAGTTAACCATTCTGACTTCCGCTCctgcaggttttttttctttctttatgcctttctatattttgcatttttaattcatgaaatatgtgttatttttgttgtgAGAGAGGCTTGGTCATGTTTTTGAGAGCGAAATAAATTATCCTAAATATAGCATCTCTGAATGGTGCTTACTGCAACATTTTGACAAATTGGTTCTATTCTATCTTAAGGACAATGTCATTTCTATTAATTTACTAGTTGCTTCTTACTCTTTACATGTTCTAGATTAGAAGGAGGACATGGAATAATTGACCCGTTTCAAAAATGTGTTCATCTTTGAAGAATGCCCGGAAGATTAATATGGCAATTTCTCTAAATCAGTTTATGTATTTCAGAGAATCATTGAATGGGAGTCCTAATGCCATCTACTAATTtgtttgttgatattttctgaaCTTCCAAACCTTTAGTGGGATAAACATCAAAGCTAACTGACTATGGCAACATGACATGCCATTTCTGTTGCCACATTTTTCCCCATAGAAAAAAAAGGTTTAACATTTTTGTCCATGCCTGATAATTTTTGGTTGGAAATGGGACATTGCAGAATTTTATAGCTACTCTTGCTATTAGACCCTACCTCCCACGGGCTTGTGGttgttatttgcttatttgttcagTGACTGGCTAGATTATTTTTTGAAGTTGAGTCTCCGCCCTCCACCCCTTGCAGTGTGAAGTTTGTGATGTTTCATCTCAGAAAGTACAGCCTAGCTGAGACGCACAGTCACGCTGGGATTACTGTGGGTTTAGCAGAACACTCTTTTGCTGTCTTTTTCCTGGACCGCACCCAGCTGTTAAGCTCCACTACTGGCTGGCTGATTACTCCACTGTTTTTAACAAGGCACGGCATAAATTGCTTCACAGATGGATCTCCATCCAATTAAATTCAGGCTCTTTTGAAAGGGTAGTTTTGGTGGTCTGTTCTGAACCGAGAAGGGCTCTTATCCTTATCTTTCTCTAGTTTTCTCTGGCAAACTTGCTGACTTACATGATTTAGTTTATATTTCTAACAAAGCTACCAATCTCCTAATTGCTTTTCAGCACGACTTCCATTGTTTTTGAGAGTGCCCTTAGGGTCGAACTTCCCCACACTCTGTTTCAAATGAAATCACATCCTTTTGGGAGAGCGTGGGACCTCTCAGTTTTTATGTCCTGACTCTTTCCCCCTCTTGTGCAAAATCTCTAAGCCGCAGGGATGATAACACTTCTCTTTGTGACACTCCTGCTTTAggagctgggagggaagagcagcAGTGGTCTCTGGTCTTCTCAGCTTGCCTCTCTTTGCGTGATACTTCTGCCTTACAAACAAGCTGGGGAAAGGGCAGTCTAGGCCCCAGTATTCTCAGGATGTCCAGCCCAAGGTAGAGCCTTTGTCCCACAAGTGAGGGCTGGGTCGAAGAAGGAAGTCCTCACCTCCTAAATGCACTTGCCAGGAACTGAACCTCTGCAACAGGTAGCTGAGAAGCAGGATGAGAAATGCTGATGTCCTACCCATCTTGGGAAGATACAATAGTCTTGTGTTCTCAGATGCACCATCCTAGAGTGAAGTTTCCATTGTTATGGCcagaaaaggggaaaggaaggagcagGTCATGGTTGAAATACCACAGAACAGACTCTGTTCTTACCTGAGTTGTTGGAGATATTCGGGAATaaaagtttcttcatttgctgtatgCCCTCAGGACCATTACCAGAGACTTTAAatagttcagtttttaaaataattttcacaagTTGTTCTGGGTAGTAGATTCACAGAATTCTTCCCATTGTCATTACTTATTTCTTGAGTTTAAGTGAAGTAATTCATTCctgtaattttcaaaataactagatgtaatttttaaaaactttagaaaTAACAGATTGTTacttataataataaaacagataaaacccAATGAGTAACCCCCTCCCAAAATACGTTCTCTCCCTTCCCTAATGTCCTCTTACAAGAGGACATGAGGACATAAATCCTGTCCCAAATTTGGCATTCACTGTTCCCGTGCTCAACCTTTCTATGTCATGACTTGTGTTGTATTTTAGGCAGAGTGGTGAACGTGTCTAGCTTTGTGAGTGTCAGCTCTCTTAAAAAATGCAGCCCCGAACTGCAGCAGAAGTTTCGAAGTGAGACCATCACGGAGGAGGAGCTGGTGGGGCTCATGAACAAGTTTGTGGAAGACACAAAGAAGGGGGTCCACAGGAAGGAGGGCTGGCCGGAGACCGCATATGGGGTGACGAAAATCGGCGTCACGGTCCTGTCCAGAATCCAAGCCAGGAAACTGagtgagcagagaggaggggacaAGATCCTCCTGAATGCCTGCTGCCCAGGGTGGGTGAGAACTGACATGGCGGGACCCAGAGCCACCAAAAGCCCAGAAGAAGGAGCAGAGACCCCCGTGTACTTGGCCCTTTTGCCCTCCGACGCTGAGGGGCCTCATGGACAGTTTGTTTCTGAGAAAAAAGTTGTGCAGTGGTGAGCTCACTCACAGCTCCACCCATGGGCCCGATTATGTTCCTGTCCCAATTTCACGGAAAGGACACTTACACTGTCAAAAATACccctatgcaaaaaaaaaaaaaagaagaagaagaaaaaaaaaagaatcaaaatatccCTATCAAGTTCTCACTGGGAAATGG
This genomic interval carries:
- the LOC103007396 gene encoding carbonyl reductase [NADPH] 1, producing MSSCARVALVTGANKGIGFAIVRDLCRQFTGDVVLTARDTARGQAAVQQLQAEGLSPRFHQLDIDDLQSIRALRDFLRKEYGGLDVLVNNAGIAFKTVDSTPFHIQAEVTMKTNFFGTQAVCTELLPLIKPQGRVVNVSSFVSVSSLKKCSPELQQKFRSETITEEELVGLMNKFVEDTKKGVHRKEGWPETAYGVTKIGVTVLSRIQARKLSEQRGGDKILLNACCPGWVRTDMAGPRATKSPEEGAETPVYLALLPSDAEGPHGQFVSEKKVVQW